The DNA segment AGCTTTCCGAGGTAAACCGACCCAAAGCTACCGCGGCCTAACGCCTGCTTAAAGTTGCGAGTGGCTACTTTGATTTCTCTGTAGGAGAAGACTTTTGCTGCATTACAGTTCATCATCTGCATGTTGGTTTGCAAACTCTCTTTCTGTTTAAATTCTGCTTTACTTTTATTTCTCCTTGTGTATAAGAAAACTAAAATGAATGCAATGATAAGAACGACGAATACTCCGCCAACTGCACCAAGTACAGCGGCTAAATGACTCTGGAGATTTTGCTTCTTCTTGTCAAAGACCGAGACCTTTGGTGCGTCAATTGAAGAATTGGCGGTCGCATTATGACATTTTGACATGGAGAAGCTAAGACACAGGTTCCCTGAGGTTCTGCACAAAATGTTCCCATCAGGTCTAGTTTCTAGATAAAATAAAATGGACGGGTTGTGTAACCAGGTCTATACGGGTCGCTTGGGTTGGCctgaacttgttcacaagttTTAGTTTTCTTCAAGAGTAAAAcgtcattttcgtccttgagaTTTGGTCAGTTTcatgactttcgtccaaaggtttgtctttccgcatctggatccaaaaggtttaaaatcttgccattttcatccagctcgttaactccatccatttttctccgttaagtcatgggtactttgttttgttttgaatatttgtacattatgctaaatggtTGTAATAacgtgaaaaagaccgaattgacctttaagttaacaaaaagattaaaatacccctgacttgacttaacggagaaaaatggttAGAGTTAACGAACCGGaagaaaatggcaagatttcaaaccttttggatccagatagATGAGGAAAACTGGCCAAATCTGAGGGACGagaatgacattttactctttctTCAAGAAATAATTACCGGTAGATATGATTGCAAAAATTGAAGTTTTTGAATAAAATGGTTGAAGAGGTTTTATGCATTAAATATATCCACTATTAATCCATACCGTTTTGGTTTTTAGTGTTTCTTTTTAAAATATTTCTACTTGTTTTACACTATGACCCGTTAAAGCTAAAACATAACCTGAATCAACCCATTCTTAAATAAATGGGCTGGAGCTACCGCTTCTAGGATATCCATACCTTATTTCAAGACTATCTTTGTTCAATGATTTCGGTAGTGTGCCTTGTAAATGATTGTTTTCCAGAACCCTAGTAATCCATAAGAGTTAGCAGAAGAAAGATAGATTTTCTTTTAGTTAGTTAATAAAAAACACTGATGATCAACTTACAACAGGTGAAGATTTTTCATGCCTCCAAGGCTTTCGGGAACTAGACCTTCTAGACTGTTATTTTTTAGATCCCTACAGAAAAGTAACGAGATGATACTTTAGATATATGATCATACAAGAACGCTTAACATATAACCGTCATGTTAATATGATTAGGACAAAACTTACAAAATTTGAAGGCTAATTAAGCCATCCAGATCAGTGCCAAATGACGTTAGCTTGTTGTAACTCAGATTCCTGCAATATTAAATCCAAAAATCGCTTGAGTTATGGTGCTTAGAACTAAGtaacatataataataataataatctgaACTTGAGTTTTAGTGAGTATTACAGATTTTCAAGACTCTTTAAGCTGCCCAAGTTTTCTATCTCTCCAGTAAGTGATGTATTATGCAGATCTCTGCCAATATAATGAAATGTGAACACTTAAATTTAATAAAACCGAATTGAATTACTGTTATATTGTTTTCTAGTTCCTCACAATGTTTTTAGATCGGATAGGTCACCGATCGTAGGGCTGATTGACCTCAAGTTGATGTCAAATAGTTCCCtacaaacaaaagaaaaaaaacatgggAATATAaattaaaatgacaaaaagtgCATCCATACAAAGTCGATTTTTTATAAACGTTGACACATTTATTGCATACAATGAGGTGACCGAACTTCCTTCACATCGTATGTGTTCCCACGGCGTGGGAGAACACGGGTCATCTTCCCATTCAAGATCCAACCCTGTTGACTGTTGAATTACTTGAAGAGCCGAAACTGCAAAACGGCATGGATAAACGCATGTTATAATAACATTATGACATGCTTTAGAATGTTTCCAAGAATAGAAGCTAAGAAATGTTTCCAAAGTATTGAAAGGTTGTACAGTAAGTAACGCTAACCTACGGTTGTAGATGAttctggaggtatgttaacaaccTCATACACCTCGATCGCATTAACAAGCGGGTAGAAGCTTATATCTTTAAAAGTAATATTCAAACTCTTAATTCCTTTCCTTAAGAAATACAAACTCCCAACTTGCCAGCTTTCTACACTATAGTTTGATTCAACAACTTCCCCATTGATCAATACATCAAATGTAGGAGAAACCGGAAGAATCCCAGCAAAGTATAGAACAAGATAATAATCTCCAATATTCTCGAGGGAAAAATTGTAACTCAAGCCTTCTCTCCGAGCCAAAACTCTACCCGTTTGAAGAACGGGTTGAGGAGGACTCTCTTTTAGACCCCAGGTATTAAAAGTACCCAGGGTCTTGAACGGTGTCGATGTATGAAAAGGCGAAAATTCTTGATCAGGATCCCATATTCTATCATATTGATCCAAAGGGTACCTGGAATTAACATGATCACATTTTAGGAAACAATCAAGAATCACATTTTAGGCAATTCGGGTTGTGTTTTATCACAACCGGATTAAATGGGCCAAATCAAAAAGTTAAGCTAAAAGAGGAACAAGTTATAAGCATAGTGTAGAGATCAAACCGAATAGAGCCGTTAGTGTAACCACAATTTATCCGGTAGCGTTTCCTAAGCAACTTAGTTTCAAAACCTTCCATTCCATTGTAGTAGCCTCCTTGTGGGACTGGTCGGATTTCGATGGAAGAAATGACAGGATAGCCACCGTTTGGCACCGAGTTTAGGCACAGCAAAAGTACATCTCTGTTGTCGGGTTGCCATATAAACTCTTCTACCCATGGATCTTTAACCGCTAAGTTAATCTTAGCAGCAATGGCTGTTCCTAAAGAAACATAGAACAACGGCGGTTGTTGAAGCCCGTCATAGTTTGCATACACAAAGTTGGCCCGAATAAGGATCAAAGACGATATGGAGCCGTAGTTTATCGGTAGCTTATAACACTTGCGGGTTCCTGAGTCTGGGAAAAACCGAAGAGATGTTGATGAGGTGGCGGTGTTGTTGAGGTTAACCGTCGTAGTGTTGCCTTTGGTGATGTAGCTGTTGTCGGGTTCCCATGAAACGTTGGATGAATCGACGAAATGTGTAGTTCCTCCACATGATAAACTCCAAAAACCTGTGTTAAAAGTTGCATGATCATGCACAAATACAATAGTTTTGAACTTAGAAAGTATAATTGAATTACTAAAGTGAGCATTAGTATACCATCTTGATCACATGAAGTGAGTTTTGAGTAGCTCATAAACAGGAAAACATAGAATAAAAACCAATGAAGATCCATGAGATTCAAAGGTTTGATTTAGTAATTGAAGACAACACCATACAGGTTAATTTAAGATATGAGAAGAGCAGGTGAGTttcttttttctaaaaaaaaactaTGTGTTAAATTACTATTAAATAAATAGAATAACCATATTATGAAAAATATTTTATTGATTTAGTATTCCTTTAGGATGAGTAAAGGATGGAGAGTGATAATGAAGGCGTGCTAGTGATTTCACTATTTCAATCATCTAATTTTCACTTTTATGATTACAAAAAAACGACTCTCTACTTTTTTTATACAATTAATCATCTTTAACCAGATTAAACCGTTATATATGTAAATAAAAATATCAACAATAATAGATTAATGATGTAATTAATCATTTACTTATATAATAAACCGACCCGAAGGTCAAGTTGTTGGTTTGATTGTTCTTCTTTGATTTCCGGTCTGGTTCTGTCCAGAACCAGATAACTGTCTGAAACCGAAACCAACAGAATTTCCATTTTTTTGCATGTAGTCTGGCTGACCGAGTTGTAATGCCCAACAAGACCGTCGCATGACATAAAATCTTGATGACAGGGGTCTCTGTATAAGTCATTTTTTAACACTATATTATTTCCTAGAAGATAACATCTAGTTATCAAACTTATTATGTGGTTAGTTCTTCAGGTCAAGGTGGTAGGACTCAAGTTTATCTACAAATGTAGTGTATGATTGCTCTTATTTGTAAAAAAATAGTTCAAAATTAGACTCATTTTGATCATAGGAAGGAGAGAAACAAACTCATGTAACTTATTTTAAATAATAACTTTTGATGTGTCTTTATTTATGATGGAATACATctatttttaaaaaagaaaattgatATATTATATGTCATATTTAGATATACATGGATGATACATGTAAATATTTTATAAATCTATACATAATGAAACTATTGAAATCAAACAGTAAACAAGCAAATGTACCTACTAATATCTCACTCAGATTATTTAATCAATAGAAATAAAAAAATCTTTACTTATTTATTATATGCAAATAGATAGAAGTTTATAGGTTCATAACAGTAACTCTTTACATCGTTTGTTTGGTTtgacaaaacataaaaaaatgtaAAGTTGCAAGAAAAATGTCAAAAGTTTCTTTTAAATACAATCACTAATAAAGTTATTAGCACTAATAACTTTTAGTTGCATTAGGGAGTAATCTTTGAAATTGGTCTTTAGAGATAAGATTGACTGGTGATTATTGGGATTGGATGCTTAAACCACCAGCAAAATTGCTTTTTTTTTATAGATGAATTTCACAACAGACGGCTAATTCACACACGCAAGACGCAGGTCTACCACCACTTATTACCaggactatgttgtcttaaccgggctcaCGCCTGGTCGAGAGGGGCGTTACGCTGTCCCCGAGAAAATTTCTAGCCTCCTGCCACTTGACAGGAGTTGCACCCTCCACAAGAGCCGACCCTCTGGAGTAAATGCACTGTAGTAGAAAACTCGGATGGGATCAATGGTCGAACCTGAGTCCTTCCCCATCATTTCCAATGCATCAACCAGCTGGGCAGCTGGGCTGGAATCATTTCTTATTATATGATTGTAGTTTTACTTTCCCCAATTGCCTTTTGGATTAAAGTTCAATTACATAACTTAATTGCCCGTTaaaactagggctgtaaacgaactgaacgttcagtgaacaattcgtgaaccgttcggcgggaagttcgctTATGTTCGTTcaattagcttaacgaacgaacacgaacaaaaaatttcattcgataagcttaacgaatgaacacgaacaaaggtctcgtcCGTTCGactgtgttcgtgaacgttcggtaatatgttcgtttatgttcgttcgtttatgtctgttcgtgttcggttttttatgtttatttttctaaaagtttttaatgttttattaattttttactttcCCCATATGTATTATTTTCCTCTCTCTGGCCCTCTCCCTCTTTTGATATCACGCTACTTGCTTATCTCCAATCGATTGAACCCAATATTATCCATCCCTTCAATCTTTAAATGGTTATATTTAACTACTTTCGTTGTGTACAATGTTTAAGATTAAGGGtgccttttttttattttcaaaattaaagttcatttgtgtttgtttacGTTCGTGGTTAGTGTTCACGAACAACCAaaattccttaacgaacgaacacgaacacaaacttctgttcgtcatgtgttcacgaacagttcacgaacatccaaatttccttaacgaacgaacacgaacatagccttgttcgtgttcgttcggttcgtttacagcc comes from the Helianthus annuus cultivar XRQ/B chromosome 4, HanXRQr2.0-SUNRISE, whole genome shotgun sequence genome and includes:
- the LOC110936529 gene encoding probable LRR receptor-like serine/threonine-protein kinase At5g48740; translated protein: MDLHWFLFYVFLFMSYSKLTSCDQDGFWSLSCGGTTHFVDSSNVSWEPDNSYITKGNTTTVNLNNTATSSTSLRFFPDSGTRKCYKLPINYGSISSLILIRANFVYANYDGLQQPPLFYVSLGTAIAAKINLAVKDPWVEEFIWQPDNRDVLLLCLNSVPNGGYPVISSIEIRPVPQGGYYNGMEGFETKLLRKRYRINCGYTNGSIRYPLDQYDRIWDPDQEFSPFHTSTPFKTLGTFNTWGLKESPPQPVLQTGRVLARREGLSYNFSLENIGDYYLVLYFAGILPVSPTFDVLINGEVVESNYSVESWQVGSLYFLRKGIKSLNITFKDISFYPLVNAIEVYEVVNIPPESSTTVVSALQVIQQSTGLDLEWEDDPCSPTPWEHIRCEGSSVTSLELFDINLRSISPTIGDLSDLKTLDLHNTSLTGEIENLGSLKSLENLNLSYNKLTSFGTDLDGLISLQILDLKNNSLEGLVPESLGGMKNLHLLVLENNHLQGTLPKSLNKDSLEIRTSGNLCLSFSMSKCHNATANSSIDAPKVSVFDKKKQNLQSHLAAVLGAVGGVFVVLIIAFILVFLYTRRNKSKAEFKQKESLQTNMQMMNCNAAKVFSYREIKVATRNFKQALGRGSFGSVYLGKLPDGKLTAVKVRSDKTQLGSDSFINEVCLLSSIRHENLVSLEGYCNESKHQILVYEYLPGGSLTENLYGANSKRVTLSWARRLKIAIDAAKGLDYLHNRSEPRVIHRDVKSGNILLDGDLNAKVCDFGLSKQVTQADASHVTTMVKGTAGYLDPEYYTTQQLTEKSDVYSFGVVLLELICGRAPLRRTGSPDSFNLVLWARPYLQAGAFEIVDESIKGTYDEESMRKAGSIASRSVDRDASQRPNISEVVAVLKESYSIQLSYLATGGLPT